The genomic region GGCCGCTTCTACACGGCGTCCGTTCTTGACGGATTCCACCATCAGCATGGACCGCATGGCCGCACCCCCAGGGTAGCCGCAAGCTTCAGCTTGCGTCTTTACCGAGGACGCACCCATAAAGGGTGCGCCTACCAAGGATGGGTCCTCGCCGTAGCCGCGGGCTTCAGCCTGTGTCCGAGTTGATCCCTCGCACCCGGGAGATCCCAACCCCAGGAACTCCGCCAAATCCAAGACCGCAATCAGCGACCCCCGCAGATTGACCACTCCGAGAATACAGTCGGGCGCGCGAAAAAGCGGCGTGATGGGAAGCGGATTGACGATTTCCCTGACCCGCTGCACCGCCACCCCGAAATGCTGACCTCCCATCCGGAATACAACTATTCTGGAAGCGGCCATGGCAGGCCCGGAGCGTGGATCGCCCTGCGAAGCCGGGCTCAATGCGGCGGGTGGTGGCTCGTTCATCGCGGTCATCCTCCGTCCCTCCTCCCATACCAGAACGCCCCGTACGTTGAGATGACTGACATCACCAAATGGACGCTGACTCCGCTCAGCATGTAATCATGACATGCCCGGCACAATTCCGCCCGCGTCCCCAAATCACAACTTGAACTGCTTCATGCGATGGACTAATTCCGCGCCCAGATCGGACAGTTTCCCCGCCTCCGCGTTGAGCTGCTGAAAAGCCGACGCGCTCTCCTGAACCATTCGACTGATCCCCGTCAGCGCGCCCGCCACCTCGTCGCTCGCCTTCGCCTGTTGGTCGGTTGCGACCCGGATTTCCGCCGAGAGCTTGGACGCCTGCGTGGTGCCGGAAAGGATTTCGTCCAGCGCCTTGCCCGCCTGCACGGTCA from Nitrospirota bacterium harbors:
- a CDS encoding purine-binding chemotaxis protein CheW, translated to MNEPPPAALSPASQGDPRSGPAMAASRIVVFRMGGQHFGVAVQRVREIVNPLPITPLFRAPDCILGVVNLRGSLIAVLDLAEFLGLGSPGCEGSTRTQAEARGYGEDPSLVGAPFMGASSVKTQAEACGYPGGAAMRSMLMVESVKNGRRVEAAFSVDQVLDVATITTDSIDTAPEVGAIERKYIQGVCLHETRPLTLIDVEAVIGAEMFLRLRGETGETP